TCCCTCTTCTCGCAGAGATCTTTGTTCCGTATTCCGATATTATTACTGATCTCATCTTCTCACCCCGCATATCTCTAGGAAGGGGCATGTTTCTGGGCAGTTCCTAGCTATCCCTGGGTCTTTTCCGCTTAGTATTAGGTCTATTGCCTCGTCTCTTGCGTCTATAAATTCTTTTCTGAGGTCTGGGGATATGTAGTGTGTTTCTATCGATATATCTATTTCCCCGTTTATGTTTATATATATCAATGCTCCGTAGTCTACTGGTATTTCCAGGCTTGATTCTATTGCTAGTGCGTATCCAGCTAGTGCTAGTCTGTGGAAGTTTCTCCTCTGCCCTGTCTTGATCTCTATTACTATTGATGGCTCTGCTAGCGCGTCTATTGAGAGTCTGTCTGATAGCCCTACTAGTGTTCCGTCAACCCTTAGCTCTGAGATCCATGGTATTAGGCCTGCGGCGTCTTGCGAGCCGTATGTGATCTTTGCCTTTGATACTTCTGCGCTCCACATCAGTGCTAGGTATCTATATAGTTTTTCACATTGTTGTCTAGAATCCTCTGGACAGATCTTAGACGCTGTTTCA
The Sulfolobales archaeon DNA segment above includes these coding regions:
- the cas4a gene encoding type I-A CRISPR-associated protein Cas4/Csa1 is translated as MLTRLEIVRGLKKLHHIRSKDPVPEELRGWSYHTPPVKPRAYLGLGVGEVAYRYCETRRDLYLRRVVGARGDSSKPALANGASIHRIFSEASKAVRALALLGRDGPEIYEELSRKAGETASKICPEDSRQQCEKLYRYLALMWSAEVSKAKITYGSQDAAGLIPWISELRVDGTLVGLSDRLSIDALAEPSIVIEIKTGQRRNFHRLALAGYALAIESSLEIPVDYGALIYININGEIDISIETHYISPDLRKEFIDARDEAIDLILSGKDPGIARNCPETCPFLEICGVRR